One Papaver somniferum cultivar HN1 chromosome 10, ASM357369v1, whole genome shotgun sequence genomic window carries:
- the LOC113315260 gene encoding ubiquitin-conjugating enzyme E2-23 kDa-like has protein sequence MSSPSKRRDMDVMKLMMSDYTVETINDGITEFNVEFHGPKESPYEGGVWKVRVELPDAYPYKSPSIGFLNKIFHPNVDELSGSVCLDVINQTWSPMFDLLNVFEVFLPQLLLYPNPSDPLNGDAASLMLKDPKRYEQKVKEYCDRYAKKENVTDAPEEDEDSSEDDSSNGYNSTSSDDEVAGHADP, from the exons ATGTCTTCTCCAAGCAAGAGGAGAGATATGGATGTCATGAAGTT GATGATGAGTGATTATACAGTGGAAACCATCAATGATGGAATTACCGAATTCAATGTGGAGTTTCATGGTCCAAAAGAAA GTCCTTATGAAGGCGGGGTATGGAAAGTTCGTGTGGAGCTACCAGATGCTTACCCTTACAAGTCTCCATCAATTGGGTTTCTGAACAAGATATTCCACCCAAATGTTGATGAGCT ATCTGGTTCTGTATGTTTGGACGTTATCAATCAAACCTGGAGTCCAATGTTTG ATCTTCTGAAtgtatttgaagtttttcttccACAACTGTTGCTCTACCCAAACCCATCTGACCCATTAAATGGTGATGCTGCATCATTGATGTTAAAGGACCCAAAACGATACGAACAAAAAGTGAAAG AGTATTGTGACCGATATGCAAAGAAGGAGAACGTTACCGATGCACCTGAAGAAGACGAAGACAGTAGTGAGGACGACTCTAGTAATGGTTATAACAGCACATCAAGTGATGACGAAGTTGCAGGTCATGCTGACCCATGA